From a single Micromonospora sp. WMMD1102 genomic region:
- a CDS encoding amidase family protein, producing the protein MAVQDITPNWVGATAKQIARAVRRGDASATQVVADHLDHIDRTDRELSAFRVVRGGEAIVEAEKVDEQDDLANLPLAGVPVAVKENTAVAGLPTWNGSAAARTPVAESDHEVVRRLRGAGAVIVGVTRMPELGLFGFTDDEAVATRNPWAPDRTPGGSSGGAAAAVASGMVPIAHGNDGLGSIRIPAACCGLVGLKPGRGVVPCQLGANDWYGLAEQGILASTVADAAVGFAVLAGRRPEKLTPPQRLRVAVSLRSPVAGVRPDQPNRDAVAAAAKLLAVAGHDTVSVDPVYPTSLGLRGIATWLASAANEIEAAGLDPATLQQRSRRHAALGGWALRRGLVREQDRTRWRERSIGFFGDHSVDLLLTPALASAPPPADGWASRPWRANLLTCIRYAPYAGPWNLAGLPSLVVPVGLRPDGLPVGVQLVGPPGSELLLLGVAGQFEMTGPWRRHAPNWPRVPTPAG; encoded by the coding sequence GTGGCCGTGCAGGACATCACGCCGAACTGGGTGGGCGCGACCGCGAAGCAGATCGCCCGGGCCGTCCGTCGCGGGGACGCCTCCGCCACCCAGGTGGTGGCGGACCACCTCGACCACATCGACCGGACCGACCGTGAGCTGTCCGCGTTCCGGGTGGTGCGGGGCGGCGAGGCGATCGTCGAGGCGGAGAAGGTCGACGAGCAGGACGACCTGGCGAACCTGCCGCTGGCCGGGGTGCCGGTGGCGGTCAAGGAGAACACCGCCGTGGCGGGCCTGCCGACCTGGAACGGGTCGGCGGCGGCGCGTACCCCGGTTGCCGAGTCCGACCACGAGGTGGTCCGGCGGCTGCGCGGCGCCGGTGCGGTGATCGTCGGGGTGACCCGGATGCCGGAACTCGGGCTGTTCGGGTTCACCGACGACGAGGCGGTGGCGACCCGCAACCCGTGGGCGCCCGACCGCACCCCGGGCGGCTCCTCCGGCGGCGCGGCGGCGGCGGTGGCCTCCGGCATGGTGCCGATCGCGCACGGCAACGACGGACTCGGCTCGATCCGGATCCCGGCCGCCTGCTGCGGCCTGGTCGGGCTCAAGCCGGGCCGGGGCGTGGTGCCGTGCCAGCTCGGCGCCAACGACTGGTACGGACTCGCCGAGCAGGGCATCCTGGCCAGCACCGTGGCGGACGCCGCGGTCGGCTTCGCGGTGCTCGCCGGACGCCGGCCGGAGAAGCTGACACCTCCGCAGCGGCTGCGGGTCGCCGTCTCGCTCCGGTCGCCGGTGGCCGGGGTACGCCCGGACCAGCCGAACCGGGACGCGGTGGCCGCCGCCGCGAAGCTGCTGGCGGTGGCCGGACACGACACCGTCTCGGTCGACCCGGTCTATCCGACCTCGCTGGGGTTGCGCGGCATCGCCACCTGGCTGGCGTCGGCGGCGAACGAGATCGAGGCGGCCGGCCTCGATCCGGCCACCCTGCAACAGCGCAGCCGGCGGCACGCCGCCCTCGGCGGTTGGGCCCTGCGCCGCGGCCTGGTACGCGAGCAGGACCGCACCCGGTGGCGGGAGCGGAGCATCGGCTTCTTCGGCGACCACTCGGTCGACCTGCTGCTCACCCCGGCCCTGGCCAGCGCTCCGCCGCCGGCCGACGGCTGGGCGTCGCGGCCGTGGCGGGCGAACCTGCTGACCTGCATCCGGTACGCCCCGTACGCCGGGCCGTGGAACCTGGCCGGACTGCCGTCGCTCGTGGTACCGGTCGGACTGCGCCCGGACGGGCTGCCGGTCGGAGTGCAACTGGTCGGGCCGCCCGGCTCGGAGCTGCTGCTGCTCGGGGTGGCGGGGCAGTTCGAGATGACCGGCCCGTGGCGCCGGCACGCCCCGAACTGGCCCCGGGTGCCGACCCCGGCCGGCTGA
- a CDS encoding cystathionine gamma-synthase, whose product MSHGFETLAIHAGQEPEPRTGAVVPPIYQTSTYAQDAVGAPRLGYEYSRSANPTRDALQDCLAALEGGPVGLTFASGLAAEDTLLRTVCRPGDHVVIPDDAYGGTFRLFARVAERWGLTWTAARISDVDAVRAAVRPGQTRVIWVETPTNPLLGIADIAGLAGLASDVDALLVVDNTFASPYLQQPIALGADVVVHSTTKYVGGHSDVVGGALVAASAALGEELRYHQNAMGAVNGPFDAWLTLRGVKTLGVRMDRHCDNAERIADYLAGHRAVAQVLYPGLPEHPGHEVAAKQMRRFGGMISFRAAGGEEHAVQICDRAKLFVLAESLGGIESLIEHPGRMTHASAAGSPLEVPADLVRLSVGIETADDLLADLEQALG is encoded by the coding sequence ATGAGTCACGGCTTCGAGACACTCGCCATCCACGCCGGCCAGGAGCCGGAGCCCCGCACCGGGGCGGTGGTGCCACCGATATACCAGACCAGCACCTACGCCCAGGACGCCGTCGGCGCGCCCCGGCTCGGCTACGAGTACAGCCGGTCGGCGAACCCGACCCGGGACGCGCTGCAGGACTGCCTCGCCGCGCTGGAGGGCGGCCCGGTCGGGCTGACCTTCGCCAGCGGGCTGGCCGCCGAGGACACCCTGCTGCGTACGGTCTGCCGGCCCGGTGACCACGTGGTGATCCCGGACGACGCGTACGGGGGCACGTTCCGGCTCTTCGCCCGGGTCGCCGAGCGCTGGGGGCTGACCTGGACGGCGGCCCGGATATCCGACGTCGACGCGGTACGCGCGGCGGTCCGCCCCGGCCAGACCAGGGTGATCTGGGTGGAGACTCCCACCAACCCGCTGCTCGGGATCGCCGACATCGCCGGGCTCGCCGGACTGGCCAGTGACGTCGACGCGCTGCTCGTGGTCGACAACACCTTCGCCTCGCCGTACCTCCAGCAGCCGATCGCGCTCGGCGCGGACGTGGTGGTGCACTCCACCACCAAGTACGTCGGCGGGCACTCCGACGTCGTCGGCGGCGCCCTCGTCGCGGCCAGCGCCGCGCTCGGCGAGGAGCTGCGCTACCACCAGAACGCGATGGGGGCGGTGAACGGGCCGTTCGACGCCTGGCTGACCCTGCGCGGGGTGAAGACCCTCGGGGTACGGATGGACCGGCACTGCGACAACGCCGAGCGGATCGCCGACTACCTCGCCGGGCACCGGGCGGTGGCCCAGGTGCTCTATCCCGGCCTGCCGGAGCACCCCGGGCACGAGGTCGCGGCGAAGCAGATGCGCCGGTTCGGGGGGATGATCTCCTTCCGGGCGGCCGGCGGCGAGGAGCACGCCGTACAGATCTGCGACCGGGCGAAACTCTTCGTCCTCGCCGAGTCGCTGGGCGGGATCGAGTCGCTGATCGAACACCCGGGCCGGATGACACACGCAAGTGCTGCCGGCTCGCCGCTTGAAGTTCCCGCCGATCTCGTGCGACTGTCTGTCGGCATCGAGACCGCCGACGACCTACTCGCAGACCTGGAGCAGGCGCTCGGCTGA
- a CDS encoding HIT family protein — MAACVFCGIVAGGVAFRVADSPDGVAFLDVRPVFRGHVLVVPREHVETLGDLPEQALPGYFRLVRRLALAVEAGIGAGGTFVAMNNRVSQSVPHLHTHVVPRTKGDGLRGFFWPRTRYASDEEASWYADRISAALGATGPTGGAGRGG; from the coding sequence GTGGCGGCTTGCGTGTTCTGCGGGATCGTGGCGGGTGGGGTGGCGTTCCGGGTGGCGGACAGCCCGGACGGGGTGGCCTTCCTCGACGTACGGCCGGTGTTCAGGGGGCACGTGCTGGTGGTGCCCCGGGAGCACGTGGAGACTCTCGGTGACCTGCCGGAGCAGGCGTTGCCGGGCTACTTCCGGCTGGTCCGGCGACTCGCGCTCGCCGTCGAGGCCGGGATCGGTGCCGGCGGCACGTTCGTGGCGATGAACAACCGGGTGTCCCAGTCCGTCCCGCACCTGCACACCCACGTCGTACCCCGGACCAAGGGTGACGGGCTGCGCGGCTTCTTCTGGCCGCGGACCAGGTACGCCTCGGACGAGGAGGCCAGCTGGTACGCCGACCGGATCTCCGCCGCACTCGGTGCGACCGGGCCGACGGGTGGTGCGGGCCGGGGCGGGTAA
- the msrA gene encoding peptide-methionine (S)-S-oxide reductase MsrA — MFLRRANAELPTPDQALPGRPIAMPVSDRHEVLGTPLRGPWPAGAQVAVFGMGCFWGAERLFWTLPGVISTSAGYAGGYTRNPTYEEVCSGRTAHAEVVQVVYDPSKIGYEDLLKVFWENHDPTQGMRQGNDVGTQYRSAIYTTTDEQAATARSSRDAFAPVVAQAGRGEITTEIAELGDYYYAEDYHQQYLAPTKNPDGYCNHGPNGMTCPVGVAKTA, encoded by the coding sequence GTGTTCCTACGGCGTGCAAATGCCGAACTGCCCACCCCCGACCAGGCCCTGCCCGGCCGGCCGATCGCGATGCCGGTTTCCGACCGGCACGAGGTGCTCGGCACCCCGCTGCGGGGGCCGTGGCCGGCCGGCGCCCAGGTCGCCGTCTTCGGGATGGGTTGCTTCTGGGGGGCAGAGCGGCTGTTCTGGACCCTGCCCGGGGTGATTTCCACCTCTGCGGGCTATGCGGGCGGTTACACCCGGAATCCGACCTACGAGGAGGTCTGTTCGGGCCGGACCGCGCACGCCGAGGTGGTCCAGGTGGTCTACGACCCGTCGAAGATCGGCTACGAGGACCTGCTCAAGGTCTTCTGGGAGAACCACGACCCGACCCAGGGAATGCGGCAGGGCAACGACGTCGGTACCCAGTACCGGTCGGCGATCTACACCACGACGGACGAGCAGGCGGCGACCGCCCGGTCCTCCCGGGACGCGTTCGCCCCGGTGGTGGCGCAGGCCGGACGCGGCGAGATCACCACCGAGATCGCGGAGCTGGGCGACTACTACTACGCCGAGGACTACCACCAGCAGTATTTGGCGCCGACCAAAAATCCCGATGGTTATTGCAACCACGGCCCGAACGGGATGACCTGCCCCGTGGGCGTGGCCAAGACGGCCTGA
- a CDS encoding GNAT family N-acetyltransferase, whose product MRISQASADDVAELARLLWLDTLHEEPAPLSVEAFTADLARWWAAHQDSHLAFVARLRRPEIVGMAWVALVPRIPRPGATGRLSADIQSVFVMPDQRGQGIGSALVKAASEHATHLGSLRVTVQSGRKAVPVYERLGFESSRQLLQRSAG is encoded by the coding sequence GTGAGGATCAGTCAGGCGAGCGCGGACGACGTCGCGGAGCTGGCCCGGCTGTTGTGGCTGGACACACTCCATGAGGAGCCAGCACCGCTGTCCGTTGAGGCATTCACGGCGGACCTTGCGCGGTGGTGGGCAGCCCACCAGGACTCGCATCTGGCGTTCGTCGCTCGACTCCGCCGACCGGAGATCGTCGGCATGGCCTGGGTCGCGCTCGTCCCCCGCATCCCGCGCCCCGGGGCGACAGGTCGGCTGTCCGCAGACATACAAAGCGTCTTCGTCATGCCGGATCAGCGAGGCCAGGGGATCGGCTCGGCGCTCGTGAAGGCTGCGTCAGAGCATGCGACACACCTCGGATCTCTCCGCGTGACGGTTCAATCCGGTCGCAAGGCAGTCCCGGTGTACGAACGGCTGGGCTTCGAGTCGTCCCGACAGCTTCTCCAGCGATCGGCGGGCTAG
- a CDS encoding type II toxin-antitoxin system Phd/YefM family antitoxin, translated as MTTVPFTEARNRLSELIDEVASTHERIEITRHGHAAAVLISADDLAALEETLEVLSSAEAMRQLAESRAAVEAGDVLDADELAALMAKRSNRSR; from the coding sequence ATGACTACCGTGCCGTTCACCGAGGCCCGCAACCGCCTCTCGGAACTCATCGACGAGGTGGCCTCGACACACGAGCGGATAGAGATCACCAGGCACGGCCACGCCGCCGCGGTGCTCATCTCTGCCGACGATCTTGCGGCGCTGGAGGAGACCCTGGAGGTCCTGTCCAGCGCCGAGGCTATGCGGCAACTCGCCGAATCCAGGGCAGCCGTCGAAGCTGGTGACGTCCTCGACGCCGACGAGCTCGCCGCTCTGATGGCGAAGCGGTCGAACCGGTCACGATGA
- a CDS encoding type II toxin-antitoxin system RelE/ParE family toxin yields MTDPNPHRYRLQVTGPAARALAGRLPEKIAAAVYEFITTVLLDNPNRVGKRLLLPPFEGTWSARRGTYRVLYEIDEDNRVVTVTAIEDRADAYRSR; encoded by the coding sequence ATGACCGACCCGAATCCCCACCGCTACCGACTCCAGGTCACCGGCCCTGCCGCACGCGCCTTAGCCGGAAGGCTGCCGGAGAAGATCGCAGCGGCCGTCTACGAGTTCATCACCACGGTCCTGCTCGACAACCCGAATCGGGTCGGCAAACGGCTTCTTCTACCACCCTTCGAAGGCACCTGGTCGGCGCGACGGGGCACGTACCGCGTCCTCTACGAGATCGACGAAGACAACCGCGTCGTGACCGTTACGGCGATCGAAGACCGCGCGGACGCGTACCGGTCGCGTTGA
- a CDS encoding YciI family protein — protein MAHYLIYFNQQWVGDHTEEWFRERGPLASAVVDEIRAAGAYVFAGGLEQGPVFSADATSGTLVFTDGPYVDNKEWLGGLTVVDVPDEETARMWAGKLAEACGWPQEVRRFGSQSKPGDE, from the coding sequence ATGGCCCATTACCTCATCTACTTCAACCAGCAGTGGGTGGGCGACCACACCGAGGAGTGGTTCCGCGAGCGCGGCCCACTCGCCTCGGCGGTCGTGGACGAGATCAGGGCAGCCGGGGCGTACGTGTTCGCCGGAGGCCTGGAGCAGGGCCCCGTCTTCAGTGCCGACGCCACGAGCGGCACGTTGGTGTTCACCGACGGGCCCTACGTCGACAACAAGGAGTGGCTGGGCGGGCTGACCGTGGTGGACGTGCCCGACGAGGAGACGGCCCGGATGTGGGCCGGCAAGCTCGCCGAAGCATGCGGCTGGCCCCAGGAGGTCCGACGGTTCGGCTCGCAGTCGAAACCCGGTGACGAGTGA
- a CDS encoding YbaB/EbfC family nucleoid-associated protein encodes MLDRDPTEAEEWIRSWSAQASARAEATTAMADRVAGVTTTAANLDGTVRVRIASSGVLLGLELDDRTRALSGRDLAAEIMATMRRAQAKLAESVTAAVRETVGVDTETGQAVIASFRQRFPADEPDDDLDGRR; translated from the coding sequence GTGCTGGACAGGGATCCGACCGAGGCCGAGGAATGGATCCGCTCCTGGTCGGCCCAGGCCTCCGCCCGGGCCGAGGCGACCACGGCCATGGCCGACCGGGTTGCCGGCGTCACCACCACCGCGGCCAATCTCGACGGTACGGTCCGGGTCCGGATCGCCTCGTCCGGCGTACTGCTGGGCCTGGAGCTGGACGACCGCACCCGGGCGCTCTCCGGCCGCGACCTCGCCGCCGAGATCATGGCCACCATGCGCCGCGCGCAGGCAAAGCTGGCCGAGTCGGTCACCGCCGCCGTCCGGGAGACGGTGGGCGTCGACACGGAGACCGGACAGGCGGTGATCGCCAGCTTCCGGCAGAGGTTCCCGGCCGACGAGCCCGACGACGACCTCGACGGCCGGAGGTGA
- a CDS encoding ribonuclease Z, whose product MSVRELAVLGTASQVPTRHRNHNGYLLRWDREVILFDPGEGTQRQMMFAGIPAGDLTRICVTHFHGDHCLGLPGVVQRLSLDRVARPVEAHFPADDAHFFARLRHASSFHETAELRELPVLRDGQTFGTAAGTLLARRLRHPVPTYGYRLVEPDEWRMLPERLAAYGIRGPAVGELIRTGQVDAAGRRVTLAEVSAPRPGQRFGFVMDTGLCDGVFELAERADLLVIESTFLTEDAALAAEVGHLTAAQAARVAAESGVRRLVLTHFSQRYGPTSRAGVPPAAERFATEAREHFDGELVVAEDLTRVAVPPRAAVSRTGSPPTAAP is encoded by the coding sequence GTGTCCGTACGTGAGCTGGCGGTGCTGGGCACGGCCAGCCAGGTCCCGACCCGGCACCGCAACCACAACGGGTACCTGCTGCGCTGGGACCGGGAGGTGATCCTCTTCGACCCCGGCGAGGGGACCCAGCGGCAGATGATGTTCGCCGGCATCCCGGCCGGTGACCTGACCCGGATCTGCGTCACGCACTTCCACGGCGACCACTGTCTCGGCCTGCCCGGGGTGGTGCAGCGGCTCTCCCTGGACCGGGTGGCCCGACCGGTCGAGGCGCACTTCCCGGCCGACGACGCGCACTTCTTCGCCCGGCTGCGGCACGCCAGCTCCTTCCACGAGACCGCCGAGCTGCGCGAGCTGCCGGTGCTGCGGGACGGGCAGACCTTCGGCACCGCCGCCGGCACGTTGCTGGCCCGCCGGCTCCGGCATCCGGTGCCGACGTACGGCTACCGGCTGGTCGAGCCGGACGAGTGGCGGATGCTGCCGGAGCGGCTGGCGGCGTACGGGATCCGGGGTCCGGCGGTCGGCGAGTTGATCCGTACCGGGCAGGTCGACGCGGCGGGCCGGCGGGTGACGCTGGCCGAGGTGAGCGCGCCCCGGCCCGGCCAGCGGTTCGGTTTCGTGATGGACACCGGCCTCTGTGACGGAGTTTTCGAGCTGGCCGAGCGGGCCGACCTGCTGGTGATCGAGTCGACGTTCCTGACCGAGGACGCCGCGCTCGCCGCCGAGGTCGGGCACCTGACCGCGGCCCAGGCCGCCCGGGTGGCGGCCGAGTCCGGGGTACGCCGGCTCGTGCTGACCCACTTCTCCCAGCGTTACGGCCCGACGTCCCGGGCCGGGGTGCCGCCGGCCGCCGAGCGCTTCGCGACCGAGGCCCGGGAGCACTTCGACGGTGAGCTGGTGGTCGCCGAGGACCTGACCCGGGTGGCCGTGCCACCCCGGGCAGCGGTCAGCAGGACGGGCTCACCACCAACCGCTGCGCCCTGA
- a CDS encoding MmcQ/YjbR family DNA-binding protein yields the protein MVTWDRVCDLVSVLPEVEQGISYGTPACKIRGKLFVRLLEDRERIAIFTHEREALLDAAPQTYTVPAHYANYPMVVVALDRADPVELSELLTESWRIRAPQRLAATLPR from the coding sequence ATGGTCACCTGGGACAGAGTGTGTGATCTGGTGTCGGTGTTGCCCGAAGTGGAACAGGGCATCTCGTACGGGACACCCGCCTGCAAGATCCGCGGCAAGCTCTTCGTCCGACTGCTGGAGGACCGCGAACGGATCGCGATCTTCACGCACGAGCGGGAGGCGCTGCTCGACGCGGCGCCGCAGACCTACACGGTGCCGGCGCACTACGCCAACTATCCGATGGTGGTGGTCGCGCTGGACCGGGCCGACCCGGTCGAGTTGAGCGAACTGCTCACCGAGTCGTGGCGGATCAGGGCGCCGCAGCGGCTGGCGGCGACGCTGCCCCGCTGA
- a CDS encoding GNAT family N-acetyltransferase — protein MTLNLRPAAAGDLMAIGALQHRSRAMAYRDIVPADALAAETAEMMGRYWTERWSYERDTHQMTVAERAGEPVGFTYLGPHDPAEPDSAGPDVGELYAIHLDPAEQGQGTGRTLMVDALAKLHARGWRRAVLWVLAENAHARDFYLRGGWRPDGAQREGGIGRVLTPQLRYARDLP, from the coding sequence ATGACCCTCAACCTGCGCCCGGCGGCCGCCGGCGACCTGATGGCGATCGGAGCGCTCCAACACAGATCCCGGGCGATGGCCTACCGGGACATCGTCCCGGCCGACGCGCTGGCGGCGGAGACCGCCGAGATGATGGGGCGGTACTGGACGGAGCGCTGGTCCTACGAGCGGGACACCCACCAGATGACGGTGGCGGAACGGGCCGGCGAACCGGTCGGGTTCACCTATCTCGGGCCGCACGATCCGGCCGAGCCGGACTCGGCCGGCCCGGACGTCGGCGAGTTGTACGCGATCCACCTCGACCCGGCCGAGCAGGGCCAAGGGACGGGCCGGACCCTGATGGTCGACGCCCTGGCGAAGCTGCACGCCCGCGGTTGGCGCCGGGCCGTGCTCTGGGTGCTCGCCGAGAACGCGCACGCCCGGGACTTCTACCTCCGGGGCGGCTGGCGCCCGGACGGCGCCCAGCGGGAGGGCGGCATCGGTCGCGTCCTGACCCCGCAGCTCCGGTACGCCCGCGACCTGCCCTGA
- a CDS encoding trypsin-like peptidase domain-containing protein, which yields MDTERGVPERAEGAALDAYSKVVTGVASRVLPSVAALAVRGPRGAGAGSAVTFTDDGFLLTSAHVVDGATSGLATFGDGAEARFDVVGTDPLSDLAVLRVRATGAPPAELGDADPLRIGQLVVAVGNPMGLAGSVTAGVVSGLGRSLPARDGRVVRLIEDVIQTDAALNPGNSGGALADAAGRVVGINTAVAGYGLGLAVPINPTTRQIIGDLVTSGRVRRAWLGVAGVPVPLPPAVAERTGQRRGLRVVEVVPESPAGVAGIYLGDVVVTAGGRPVADGQSLQRLMLGPAIGSRLPITLLRRGAFVDVIAVPAELTR from the coding sequence ATGGACACCGAACGAGGAGTACCGGAGCGCGCCGAGGGGGCCGCGCTCGACGCGTACTCGAAGGTGGTGACCGGGGTCGCGAGCCGGGTGCTGCCCAGCGTGGCCGCGCTGGCGGTGCGCGGGCCGCGCGGGGCCGGCGCCGGCTCGGCGGTCACCTTCACCGACGACGGCTTCCTGCTCACCAGCGCGCACGTGGTGGACGGCGCGACGAGTGGGCTGGCCACCTTTGGCGACGGCGCGGAGGCTCGGTTCGACGTGGTCGGCACCGATCCGCTCTCCGACCTGGCCGTGCTCCGGGTCCGGGCGACCGGCGCCCCGCCCGCCGAACTCGGCGACGCCGATCCGCTGCGGATCGGGCAGCTCGTGGTGGCGGTCGGCAACCCGATGGGGCTGGCCGGCTCGGTCACCGCCGGGGTGGTCTCCGGGCTGGGCCGCTCGCTGCCGGCCCGGGACGGCCGGGTGGTCCGGCTGATCGAGGACGTCATCCAGACCGATGCCGCGCTCAACCCCGGCAACTCCGGCGGGGCGCTGGCCGACGCCGCCGGCCGGGTCGTCGGGATCAACACCGCGGTCGCCGGGTACGGCCTCGGCCTGGCGGTGCCGATCAATCCCACCACCCGGCAGATCATCGGCGACCTGGTGACCTCCGGACGGGTCCGCCGGGCCTGGCTGGGTGTCGCCGGGGTGCCGGTGCCGCTGCCGCCGGCCGTCGCCGAGCGTACCGGCCAGCGGCGCGGGCTGCGGGTGGTGGAGGTGGTCCCGGAGAGCCCGGCCGGGGTCGCCGGGATCTACCTGGGTGACGTGGTGGTCACGGCCGGCGGCCGGCCGGTGGCGGACGGGCAGAGCCTGCAACGGCTGATGCTCGGTCCGGCCATCGGCAGCCGGCTGCCGATCACCCTGCTCCGCCGGGGCGCCTTCGTCGACGTCATCGCCGTCCCCGCCGAGCTGACCCGGTGA
- a CDS encoding cystathionine beta-synthase produces the protein MRYYDNVIELIGDTPLVRLRQVTAGISATVLAKIEYFNPGGSVKDRIALRMVEEAERAGLLGPGGTIVEPTSGNTGVGLALVAQTRGYRCVFVCPDKVSEDKQNVLRAYGAEVVVCPTAVAPEDPRSYYNVSDRLTREIPGAWKPNQYANPANPRSHYETTGPELWEQTGGRITHFVAGVGTGGTISGTGRYLKEVSGGAVRIIGADPEGSVYSGGTGRPYLVEGVGEDFWPETYDRGICDEIVEVSDKTSFELTRRLAREEGLLVGGSCGMAVAAALEVARRAGPDDVVVVLLPDGGRGYLSKIFDDEWMARYGFMDTSATEPTVADALNSKPNGMPELVHVHPTETVRDAVDYMREYAVSQLPVLKAEPPVVTGEVAGSIAERDLLDALFTGQAKLHDTIERHMGPPLPMIGGGQPVSEAVGLLEKSDAALVLVDGKPKGVLTRQDLLAHLGAHTR, from the coding sequence GTGCGCTACTACGACAACGTCATCGAGCTGATCGGTGACACCCCGCTGGTCCGACTCCGGCAGGTGACCGCCGGCATCTCGGCGACCGTGCTGGCCAAGATCGAGTACTTCAACCCGGGCGGCTCGGTCAAGGACCGGATCGCGCTGCGGATGGTCGAGGAGGCGGAGCGGGCCGGACTGCTCGGGCCGGGTGGCACCATCGTCGAGCCGACCAGCGGGAACACCGGGGTCGGACTGGCGCTGGTGGCCCAGACCCGGGGCTACCGCTGCGTCTTCGTCTGCCCCGACAAGGTCAGCGAGGACAAGCAGAACGTGCTCCGGGCGTACGGCGCCGAGGTGGTGGTCTGCCCGACCGCGGTGGCGCCGGAGGACCCGCGCTCCTACTACAACGTCTCCGACCGGTTGACCCGGGAGATCCCCGGCGCCTGGAAGCCCAACCAGTACGCCAACCCGGCGAACCCGCGCTCGCACTACGAGACGACCGGTCCCGAGCTGTGGGAGCAGACCGGCGGCCGGATCACGCACTTCGTAGCCGGGGTCGGCACCGGCGGCACCATCTCCGGCACCGGCCGCTACCTCAAGGAGGTCTCCGGCGGGGCGGTACGGATCATCGGCGCCGACCCGGAGGGCTCGGTCTACTCCGGCGGCACCGGCCGGCCGTACCTGGTCGAGGGGGTCGGCGAGGACTTCTGGCCGGAGACGTACGACCGGGGCATCTGCGACGAGATCGTGGAGGTCTCCGACAAGACCTCCTTCGAGCTGACCCGGCGGCTCGCCCGCGAGGAGGGGCTGCTGGTCGGCGGCTCCTGCGGGATGGCGGTGGCCGCCGCCCTGGAGGTGGCCCGGCGGGCCGGCCCGGACGACGTGGTCGTGGTGCTGCTGCCGGACGGCGGCCGGGGCTACCTGTCCAAGATCTTCGACGACGAGTGGATGGCCCGGTACGGATTCATGGACACCAGCGCCACCGAGCCGACCGTGGCCGACGCGCTGAACAGCAAGCCGAACGGCATGCCGGAGCTGGTCCACGTACACCCGACCGAGACGGTCCGGGACGCGGTCGACTACATGCGCGAGTACGCCGTCTCCCAGTTGCCGGTGCTCAAGGCCGAGCCGCCGGTGGTGACCGGCGAGGTGGCCGGCTCGATCGCCGAACGCGACCTGCTGGACGCGCTCTTCACCGGGCAGGCGAAGCTGCACGACACCATCGAGCGGCACATGGGCCCACCACTGCCGATGATCGGCGGCGGGCAGCCGGTGAGCGAGGCGGTCGGGCTGCTGGAGAAGTCCGACGCCGCGCTGGTGCTGGTGGACGGCAAGCCGAAGGGCGTACTCACCCGGCAGGACCTGCTGGCCCACCTGGGCGCACACACCCGCTGA
- a CDS encoding YkvA family protein, whose protein sequence is MATKTLRRTAAFRALFRALTAGSRGGPSLGRRIAALPRMIAATVRGEYDGGVRLALMTAATAYVLSPVDVLPELTLLIFGLADDAVMVTWLAGAVLAETERFLEWEARRASVVPGRLAH, encoded by the coding sequence ATGGCCACCAAGACACTTCGCCGAACCGCCGCGTTCCGGGCGCTGTTCCGGGCCCTGACCGCCGGTTCCCGGGGCGGGCCGTCGCTGGGCAGGCGGATCGCCGCCCTGCCCCGCATGATCGCCGCCACCGTCCGGGGCGAGTACGACGGCGGGGTGCGGCTCGCCCTGATGACCGCCGCGACCGCGTACGTGCTCTCCCCGGTCGACGTGCTGCCGGAACTGACGCTGTTGATCTTCGGTCTGGCCGACGACGCGGTGATGGTGACCTGGCTGGCCGGTGCCGTACTCGCCGAGACCGAGCGCTTCCTGGAGTGGGAGGCCCGCCGCGCCTCCGTCGTCCCCGGCCGGCTGGCACACTGA